In one window of Comamonas testosteroni DNA:
- a CDS encoding gamma carbonic anhydrase family protein, which yields MAIYELDGVAPQIDETAWVADSAEVMGRVKLDKDASVWFGVVIRGDTEDISIGAGSNIQDASVLHADFGKPLTVGCNVTIGHQVMLHGCSIGDGSLIGIGAVVLNGARIGRNCLVGAGSLVTEGKEFPDGSMIIGSPAKVVRQLSPEQIEGLRQSARNYVENARRFKRGLRKLG from the coding sequence ATGGCAATTTACGAGCTCGACGGCGTTGCGCCGCAGATCGACGAGACCGCCTGGGTGGCTGACAGCGCCGAGGTCATGGGCCGCGTCAAGCTGGACAAGGACGCCAGCGTCTGGTTCGGAGTCGTCATCCGTGGGGATACCGAAGACATCAGCATTGGCGCGGGCTCCAACATCCAGGATGCCAGCGTGCTGCATGCCGATTTCGGCAAGCCGCTCACGGTGGGTTGCAATGTGACGATTGGCCACCAAGTAATGCTCCATGGCTGCTCGATTGGCGATGGCTCGCTCATCGGAATCGGTGCAGTGGTGCTCAACGGTGCCAGGATCGGCAGGAACTGCCTGGTCGGCGCAGGCTCGCTGGTGACCGAGGGTAAGGAATTTCCCGACGGCTCCATGATCATCGGCAGCCCCGCCAAGGTCGTGCGCCAGCTATCGCCCGAGCAGATCGAAGGTCTGCGCCAGAGCGCCAGGAACTATGTTGAAAATGCTCGCCGCTTCAAGCGCGGCTTGCGCAAGCTGGGCTGA
- the coaBC gene encoding bifunctional phosphopantothenoylcysteine decarboxylase/phosphopantothenate--cysteine ligase CoaBC — protein sequence MNDVFAGKHLVLGLSGGVACYKSAMLCRLLVQAGATVQVVMTEAAEQFMTAVTMQALSGRAVYTSQWDVREPNNMPHINLSREADAILIAPCSADFIARLVQGRSDELLSLMCLARPMESVPLLLAPAMNREMWAHPATQRNLAQVQADGAQVLGVGNGSQACGETGDGRMLEPEEIMEELAAHFTAKSLQGQHLLLTAGPTFEAIDPVRGITNLSSGKMGFAIARAAREAGAQVTLVAGPVHLPTPRGVTRVDVQSARQMQTAVQSLVAGASIFIATAAVADWRPAEFSDQKIKKDGSGDVPAMDFVENPDILAGVAQSDQARSGKLYCVGFAAESHDLLKHASAKRLRKSVPLLVGNIGPATFGKDDNALLLIDDQGSKELPHASKDVLARQLVDEIAQRLSAKRP from the coding sequence ATGAATGACGTGTTCGCAGGCAAACATCTGGTGCTGGGTCTCTCCGGAGGCGTGGCTTGTTACAAATCGGCCATGCTGTGCCGCTTGCTGGTCCAGGCCGGAGCCACGGTGCAGGTGGTCATGACGGAGGCAGCCGAGCAGTTCATGACGGCTGTCACCATGCAGGCGCTTTCTGGGCGCGCAGTCTACACCTCCCAGTGGGATGTGCGCGAACCCAACAACATGCCCCACATCAATCTGAGCCGTGAGGCCGATGCCATTCTCATCGCACCCTGCAGCGCGGACTTCATCGCGCGCCTGGTGCAGGGTCGCTCGGACGAGCTGCTCAGCCTGATGTGCCTGGCCCGCCCTATGGAAAGCGTTCCCCTGCTGCTGGCCCCGGCCATGAACCGCGAGATGTGGGCTCACCCCGCGACCCAGCGCAATCTGGCGCAGGTGCAGGCCGACGGTGCCCAGGTGCTGGGCGTGGGCAATGGCAGCCAGGCCTGCGGCGAGACCGGCGACGGCCGCATGCTGGAGCCCGAGGAAATCATGGAGGAGCTGGCGGCGCACTTCACGGCCAAGAGCCTGCAGGGCCAGCATCTGCTGTTGACGGCAGGCCCGACCTTCGAGGCGATCGATCCGGTGCGCGGCATCACCAATCTCTCAAGCGGCAAGATGGGCTTTGCGATTGCCCGAGCGGCGCGCGAGGCCGGTGCCCAGGTCACGCTGGTGGCCGGCCCGGTGCATCTGCCCACGCCGCGAGGCGTGACCCGCGTCGACGTGCAGTCGGCGCGCCAGATGCAGACTGCCGTGCAGTCCCTGGTGGCGGGGGCCTCGATCTTCATTGCCACGGCTGCCGTTGCCGACTGGCGTCCGGCCGAGTTTTCCGATCAGAAGATCAAGAAGGACGGCTCGGGCGATGTGCCGGCCATGGACTTTGTCGAGAACCCCGACATTCTTGCCGGCGTGGCCCAGTCCGACCAGGCCCGGTCCGGCAAGCTGTATTGCGTGGGCTTTGCGGCCGAAAGTCATGATCTGCTCAAGCACGCCAGTGCCAAGCGCCTGCGCAAGAGCGTGCCGCTGCTGGTGGGCAATATCGGCCCCGCTACCTTTGGCAAGGACGACAATGCCCTGCTGCTGATCGACGATCAGGGCTCCAAGGAGCTGCCCCATGCCAGCAAGGACGTGCTGGCGCGCCAGCTGGTCGATGAAATTGCGCAGCGCCTGAGCGCCAAGCGTCCCTGA
- the kdsA gene encoding 3-deoxy-8-phosphooctulonate synthase, with the protein MKLCGFDIGLDKRFFLIAGPCVVESEQLQMDVAGQLKEITASLGIHFIFKSSFDKANRSSGTSFRGPGMEKGLEILAKVKKELNVPILTDVHTEAEVPYVASVVDMLQTPAFLCRQTDFIRAVAQSGKPVNIKKGQFLAPHDMKNVIDKARAAAVEAGLPADSFTACERGASFGYNNLVSDMRSLAIMRETGAPVVFDATHSVQLPGGNGTSSGGMREMVPVLSRAAVAVGVAGLFMETHPDPCNALSDGPNAVPLKHMKALLETLVALDDVTKRNGFLEDHFQA; encoded by the coding sequence ATGAAACTCTGCGGCTTTGATATTGGTCTGGACAAGCGCTTCTTTCTGATCGCCGGCCCTTGCGTGGTCGAATCCGAACAGCTGCAGATGGACGTGGCCGGACAACTCAAGGAAATCACCGCCTCGCTGGGCATCCACTTCATCTTCAAGAGCAGCTTCGACAAGGCCAACCGCTCCTCGGGCACCAGCTTTCGCGGCCCCGGCATGGAAAAAGGCCTGGAGATCCTCGCCAAGGTGAAAAAGGAATTGAACGTGCCCATCCTCACCGATGTGCACACCGAAGCCGAAGTGCCCTATGTGGCATCTGTCGTCGACATGCTCCAGACCCCCGCCTTCCTGTGCCGCCAGACGGACTTCATCCGCGCCGTGGCCCAGTCGGGCAAGCCCGTGAACATCAAGAAGGGCCAGTTCCTGGCCCCGCATGACATGAAGAATGTCATCGACAAGGCCCGTGCTGCGGCGGTGGAAGCGGGCCTGCCCGCAGACAGCTTCACGGCCTGCGAACGCGGCGCCAGCTTTGGCTACAACAACCTGGTCAGCGACATGCGCTCGCTGGCCATCATGCGCGAGACCGGTGCCCCTGTCGTGTTCGACGCCACCCACAGCGTGCAGCTGCCCGGCGGCAACGGCACCTCCAGCGGCGGCATGCGCGAGATGGTGCCCGTGCTCTCGCGTGCGGCCGTGGCCGTAGGCGTGGCAGGCCTGTTCATGGAAACCCACCCCGATCCCTGCAACGCCCTGTCCGACGGCCCCAATGCCGTACCGCTCAAGCACATGAAGGCCCTGCTCGAAACCCTGGTGGCGCTGGACGATGTGACCAAGCGCAACGGCTTCCTGGAAGACCACTTCCAGGCCTGA
- the dut gene encoding dUTP diphosphatase, translated as MNVDVKILDARLRDNLPAYATAGSAGLDLRACIDAPVTLEPGQWQLIPTGMAMHLKDPHYAALILPRSGMGHKHGIVLGNLVGLIDSDYQGQLMVSAWNRSQTAFTLQPMDRLAQLVIVPVVQAQFNLVDDFADASERGEGGYGSTGKQ; from the coding sequence ATGAATGTTGATGTAAAGATTCTCGATGCGCGCCTGCGCGACAACCTGCCCGCCTACGCCACTGCCGGCAGCGCCGGCCTGGACCTGCGCGCCTGCATCGATGCGCCCGTGACGCTGGAGCCCGGCCAGTGGCAGCTGATCCCCACCGGCATGGCCATGCACCTCAAGGACCCCCATTACGCGGCGCTGATCCTGCCGCGCTCGGGCATGGGCCACAAGCACGGCATCGTGCTGGGCAATCTGGTCGGTCTGATCGACTCCGACTACCAGGGCCAGCTCATGGTCAGCGCCTGGAACCGTTCGCAGACCGCCTTCACGCTGCAGCCCATGGACCGTCTGGCCCAATTGGTCATCGTGCCCGTGGTGCAGGCACAGTTCAATCTGGTGGATGACTTTGCCGATGCCAGCGAGCGCGGCGAAGGCGGCTACGGCTCTACCGGCAAGCAGTAA
- a CDS encoding EAL and HDOD domain-containing protein — MDTSDTNSSSPTAGPAADKDEANMASIARQAIVDEKRDVYGYELFDRSVAHNAHTAASDAALLFNALSYAGAEALVGKKTVFINCTHDSLSGGHLELIHPDRVVLEVPALPADATQENIEACLPTFAALRQRGFRLAFDQNLLRRNYASWLPMASFVKLDMQSFAIEHAEKLVKFAQTYTRAQIVAEKVEASEQFEHMLSLGVKLFQGYWFAQPQLVQARTIRPTQTTIIQLINLVRQQASTEEIEELLKKDPTLSFNLLRFINSSGFGLSCEITSFRHAVMILGLKKLFRWAALLLTTSRAGGTPPAVGQTAVVRGRLMELLTAELLPPEECDHAFVVGVFSLLDVMLSQPMAKALESVALPQSVVDALVHDKGVFAPFLDLTRACESGDEAAFARAANALQLSNHQVNWAHLQALSWADNLASEV, encoded by the coding sequence ATGGATACCTCTGACACCAACTCCTCTTCACCGACCGCCGGCCCCGCTGCAGACAAGGACGAGGCCAATATGGCCAGCATTGCGCGTCAGGCAATCGTCGATGAGAAACGGGATGTATATGGCTACGAGCTGTTTGACCGCTCGGTTGCACATAACGCACACACTGCTGCATCCGATGCGGCACTGCTGTTCAACGCCCTGTCCTATGCCGGCGCCGAGGCTCTGGTGGGCAAAAAGACGGTTTTCATCAACTGCACCCATGACAGCCTGAGCGGCGGCCACCTGGAGCTGATTCACCCCGACCGGGTGGTGCTGGAGGTCCCGGCCCTGCCCGCCGACGCCACCCAGGAAAACATCGAAGCCTGCCTGCCCACATTTGCGGCCCTGCGCCAGCGTGGCTTTCGTCTGGCTTTTGACCAGAACCTGCTGCGCCGCAACTATGCGTCATGGCTGCCCATGGCCTCCTTCGTCAAGCTGGACATGCAGAGCTTCGCAATCGAGCATGCCGAAAAGCTGGTGAAGTTTGCCCAGACCTACACACGCGCCCAGATCGTGGCCGAGAAGGTCGAAGCGTCCGAGCAGTTCGAGCACATGCTGAGCCTGGGCGTGAAGCTGTTCCAGGGCTACTGGTTCGCCCAGCCCCAGCTTGTGCAGGCACGCACCATCCGCCCCACGCAGACCACCATCATCCAGCTCATCAACCTGGTGCGCCAGCAGGCCAGCACGGAGGAGATCGAAGAGCTGCTCAAGAAGGACCCCACGCTGTCCTTCAACCTGCTGCGCTTCATCAACAGCTCGGGCTTTGGCCTGTCCTGCGAGATCACCTCCTTCCGCCATGCAGTGATGATTCTGGGACTCAAGAAGCTGTTTCGCTGGGCGGCCCTGCTGCTGACCACCTCACGCGCCGGCGGCACACCGCCGGCTGTGGGCCAGACGGCCGTGGTGCGCGGCCGCCTGATGGAGCTGCTGACCGCCGAGCTGCTGCCGCCCGAGGAATGCGACCACGCGTTCGTCGTGGGCGTTTTCTCGCTGCTCGATGTGATGCTGAGCCAGCCCATGGCCAAGGCCCTTGAATCCGTGGCCCTGCCCCAGTCCGTGGTCGACGCACTGGTGCATGACAAGGGAGTTTTTGCGCCCTTCCTGGATCTGACGCGCGCCTGCGAGTCGGGCGACGAAGCGGCTTTTGCCCGCGCTGCCAATGCGCTACAGCTGTCCAACCACCAGGTCAACTGGGCCCATCTGCAGGCACTGAGCTGGGCCGACAACCTGGCCAGCGAAGTGTGA
- a CDS encoding septum formation initiator family protein, whose product MVNRVVCVTLLVLLTAIHAQLWLGNGSMAYVHELQQQIKDQYAANTLEKSENDRLQSEVNDLKDGLSTVEEKARYELGMVKPNEIYIQVSRR is encoded by the coding sequence ATGGTCAACCGCGTCGTCTGCGTCACATTGCTGGTCTTGCTGACCGCCATTCATGCCCAGCTCTGGCTGGGCAATGGCAGCATGGCCTATGTGCACGAGTTGCAACAGCAAATCAAGGATCAATACGCGGCCAACACCCTTGAGAAATCGGAAAACGACAGGCTGCAGTCCGAGGTCAACGACCTCAAGGACGGCCTGTCCACCGTGGAAGAAAAGGCCCGTTACGAGCTGGGCATGGTTAAACCCAATGAAATCTATATTCAGGTTTCCAGGCGCTGA
- a CDS encoding ferritin-like domain-containing protein, which translates to MELRHRALEVLCLADPEEKAAAAIDLHAQKALYSIAETAPTLRIPESELPGRPARPELKHHTAVARRSPATVEGRAVLIHAIAHIEFNAINLALDAVWRFDGMPGQYYHDWLQVAAEEAKHFRLLRDHLRQHHGQDYGDHPAHQGLWTMCEKTADDIVARMALVPRTLEARGLDATPQIQNKLRNTHAPDALVACDILDIILREEVGHVAIGNHWYRWLCEKNSLDPESLYLELTKRYEAPRLRPPFNEKARRAAGFTATEIAWLQQI; encoded by the coding sequence ATGGAGTTACGTCATCGCGCGCTAGAGGTCTTGTGCCTTGCAGACCCTGAAGAAAAAGCTGCTGCAGCCATTGATCTGCATGCACAAAAAGCTCTCTATTCGATAGCAGAAACAGCACCGACACTGCGCATCCCCGAATCCGAGCTTCCCGGCCGCCCGGCCCGGCCCGAGCTCAAGCACCACACGGCCGTGGCGCGCCGCTCGCCTGCCACCGTCGAAGGCCGTGCCGTGCTCATCCATGCGATTGCGCATATAGAGTTCAATGCCATCAACCTCGCACTGGACGCCGTCTGGCGCTTTGACGGCATGCCCGGGCAGTACTACCACGACTGGCTGCAGGTGGCCGCCGAGGAGGCCAAGCATTTCCGCCTGCTGCGCGACCACCTGCGCCAGCACCATGGACAGGACTATGGAGACCATCCGGCACACCAGGGCCTGTGGACCATGTGCGAAAAAACGGCAGACGACATCGTGGCCCGCATGGCTCTGGTTCCCAGAACCCTGGAGGCGCGCGGCCTGGACGCCACGCCGCAAATCCAGAACAAGCTGCGCAACACCCATGCGCCCGATGCGCTGGTGGCCTGCGACATTCTGGACATCATCCTGCGCGAGGAAGTGGGCCATGTGGCCATAGGCAATCACTGGTACCGCTGGCTGTGCGAGAAAAACAGCCTGGACCCCGAGTCGTTGTACCTGGAGCTGACAAAGCGCTATGAAGCGCCGCGCCTGCGCCCGCCCTTCAACGAAAAGGCACGCCGAGCCGCAGGCTTCACCGCGACCGAGATCGCCTGGCTGCAACAGATCTAG
- the eno gene encoding phosphopyruvate hydratase, whose amino-acid sequence MSAIVDIVGREVLDSRGNPTVECDVLLESGVMGRAAVPSGASTGSREAIELRDGDKSRYLGKGVLKAVEHINTEISEAVLGLDASEQAFLDKTLIDLDGTDNKSRLGANAMLAVSMAVARAAAEEAGLPLYRYFGGMGGVQLPVPMMNVINGGAHANNSLDLQEFMIIPVGAPTFREAVRWGAEVFHALKAIIHHKGMSTAVGDEGGFAPSVENHEAAIQLIIEAIEKAGYKPGEQIALGLDCAASEFYKDGMYVLAGEGNMTLTSTQWTDMLAGWCDKYPIISIEDGMHEGDWDGWKILTERLGTKVQLVGDDLFVTNTKILKEGIEKRIANSILIKINQIGTLTETFAAIEMAKRAGYTAVISHRSGETEDSTIADIAVGLNAGQIKTGSMSRSDRIAKYNQLLRIEEDLGDVAEYPGRAAFYNLR is encoded by the coding sequence ATGAGTGCCATTGTTGACATCGTAGGCCGCGAAGTGCTGGACAGCCGCGGCAATCCCACCGTTGAGTGCGACGTGCTGCTGGAATCCGGCGTGATGGGCCGTGCGGCCGTGCCCTCGGGCGCGTCCACCGGCTCGCGCGAAGCCATTGAACTGCGTGACGGCGACAAGAGCCGCTACCTGGGCAAGGGCGTGCTCAAGGCTGTCGAGCACATCAACACCGAAATCTCCGAAGCCGTGCTGGGCCTGGATGCCTCCGAGCAGGCCTTCCTGGACAAGACCCTGATCGATCTGGACGGCACCGACAACAAGAGCCGCCTGGGCGCCAACGCCATGCTGGCCGTGTCCATGGCCGTGGCCCGCGCCGCTGCCGAAGAAGCCGGCCTGCCCCTGTACCGCTACTTCGGCGGCATGGGCGGCGTGCAGCTGCCCGTGCCCATGATGAACGTGATCAACGGCGGCGCCCACGCGAACAACTCGCTGGACCTGCAAGAGTTCATGATCATCCCCGTGGGTGCCCCCACCTTCCGTGAAGCCGTGCGCTGGGGTGCCGAAGTCTTCCACGCACTGAAGGCCATCATCCACCACAAGGGCATGTCCACCGCCGTGGGCGACGAAGGCGGTTTCGCACCTTCCGTGGAAAACCACGAAGCCGCGATCCAGCTGATCATCGAAGCCATCGAAAAGGCCGGCTACAAGCCCGGCGAGCAGATCGCCCTGGGCCTGGACTGCGCAGCGTCCGAGTTCTACAAGGACGGCATGTACGTGCTGGCCGGCGAAGGCAATATGACACTGACTTCGACGCAGTGGACCGACATGCTGGCCGGCTGGTGCGACAAGTACCCCATCATCTCCATCGAAGACGGCATGCACGAAGGCGACTGGGATGGCTGGAAGATCCTGACCGAGCGCCTGGGCACCAAGGTTCAGCTGGTGGGTGACGACCTGTTCGTGACCAACACCAAGATCCTCAAGGAAGGCATCGAAAAGCGCATCGCCAACTCGATCCTGATCAAGATCAACCAGATCGGCACCCTGACCGAGACCTTCGCCGCCATCGAGATGGCCAAGCGCGCCGGCTACACCGCCGTGATCTCGCACCGCTCGGGCGAAACCGAAGACAGCACCATTGCCGACATCGCAGTGGGCCTGAATGCTGGTCAAATCAAGACCGGCTCCATGAGCCGCTCCGACCGTATCGCCAAGTACAACCAGCTGCTGCGCATCGAGGAAGACCTGGGCGATGTGGCTGAGTACCCCGGCCGCGCTGCCTTCTACAATCTGCGCTAA
- a CDS encoding EAL and HDOD domain-containing protein yields MSEQTIEDTAFASPRNLSKGMIARQPIVNGLQQIIGYELFNRSRSPYGHTMASDATLIFAALTHAGEEDLVGTKLMFVNCTHEGLTGEHLELLPADKVVLEIPPLGHAAVHEVAARLPTLLALKDQGFHLAFNHTVLESVYSAWLPLADYIKLDLSTLAPDQLTVLVKFANRHTRAELIAEKVESAYQHELGQRLGIELFQGFWFARPTVMQTRLLSPTQQSIIQLLTLVREQASTEAIEEVLKKDAALAFNLLRLINSASFGAHRKITSFKQAVMLLGLNKLFRWAAMLLTAAREGGPPPAVGQTAVIRGRLMELLAKHSLTDTDADLAFICGMFSMLDRMLGMPLPAALALIPVSESVSAALLHHEGILGELLILTKACESHDQEQFDRSACSLELQHGDINHAHLQALRWTECLSD; encoded by the coding sequence ATGAGTGAACAAACCATAGAGGACACGGCATTCGCCTCGCCGCGCAACCTGTCCAAAGGCATGATTGCACGCCAGCCCATCGTCAACGGGCTGCAGCAAATCATCGGGTACGAGCTGTTCAACCGCTCGCGCTCGCCTTATGGTCACACCATGGCCTCGGATGCGACGCTGATCTTTGCGGCCCTCACGCATGCAGGAGAGGAAGATCTGGTCGGCACCAAGCTCATGTTCGTGAATTGCACTCACGAAGGCCTGACCGGCGAGCACCTGGAGCTGCTGCCGGCCGACAAGGTGGTGCTGGAGATCCCCCCGCTGGGCCATGCGGCAGTGCATGAAGTGGCAGCCCGCCTGCCCACGCTGCTGGCACTCAAGGACCAGGGCTTTCATCTGGCCTTCAACCACACGGTGCTGGAGTCTGTGTATTCGGCCTGGCTGCCGCTGGCCGACTACATCAAGCTCGACCTCTCCACGCTGGCACCGGACCAGCTCACGGTGCTGGTCAAGTTCGCCAACCGCCACACCCGCGCCGAGCTGATCGCCGAAAAAGTCGAAAGTGCCTACCAGCATGAGCTGGGGCAGCGCCTGGGCATCGAGCTGTTCCAGGGTTTCTGGTTTGCCCGCCCCACGGTGATGCAGACCCGCCTTCTGAGCCCGACGCAGCAAAGCATCATCCAGTTGCTGACGCTGGTACGCGAGCAGGCCAGCACCGAGGCGATCGAGGAAGTTCTCAAGAAGGACGCCGCCCTGGCCTTCAACCTGCTGCGCCTCATCAACTCGGCCAGCTTTGGCGCCCATCGCAAGATCACCTCTTTCAAGCAGGCCGTGATGCTGCTCGGCCTGAACAAGCTGTTCCGCTGGGCGGCCATGCTGCTGACGGCCGCCCGTGAAGGCGGCCCGCCACCAGCCGTGGGCCAGACCGCCGTGATTCGCGGTCGTCTGATGGAGCTGCTGGCCAAGCACTCGCTGACGGACACCGACGCCGATCTGGCCTTTATCTGCGGCATGTTCTCCATGCTGGACCGCATGCTGGGCATGCCTTTGCCAGCAGCGCTGGCGCTGATTCCCGTGTCCGAATCGGTCTCTGCCGCGCTACTGCATCATGAAGGCATTCTGGGCGAGCTGCTGATACTCACCAAGGCCTGCGAGAGTCATGACCAGGAACAATTCGACCGCAGCGCCTGCAGCCTGGAGCTGCAGCACGGGGACATCAATCACGCTCATCTGCAGGCTCTGAGATGGACGGAGTGTCTGTCCGACTGA
- a CDS encoding Hsp33 family molecular chaperone HslO, whose product MSELHKFIFDGLPVRGAIVRLTDSWQEILQRRAGNKDTGAYPEAVSTLLGEMTAAGVLMQSSIKFNGALVFQVMGDGPVKLAVTEVQSDLSFRATASLVGEANLPLRGQLAPLAELVNAHGAGRCAVTLDPKDRQPGQNPYQGVVPLNDGSGGRFERLSDALQFYMMQSEQLDTVMVLAANDQIAAGLMLQRMPVKGEANLAAATESGEAEHDAQGLNEEYNRVATLASSLTQQELLTLDVETILRRLFWEEKLLRFAPQAGEQAPRFACTCSRDRVVAMLTSLGEEEVESIVAERGKIEVGCDFCGQQYQFDAIDAARLFTEVQKQPPSSSSVQ is encoded by the coding sequence GTGTCTGAACTGCATAAATTCATTTTTGACGGCCTGCCCGTGCGTGGTGCCATTGTTCGCCTGACTGACTCCTGGCAGGAAATCCTGCAGCGCCGTGCTGGCAACAAGGATACCGGCGCCTATCCCGAGGCCGTCAGCACCTTGCTCGGCGAGATGACGGCGGCTGGCGTGCTCATGCAGTCCAGCATCAAGTTCAATGGCGCGCTGGTATTCCAGGTCATGGGTGACGGCCCGGTCAAACTGGCCGTGACCGAAGTGCAGTCGGATCTGAGTTTTCGTGCCACGGCATCGCTGGTGGGAGAGGCCAATCTGCCCCTGCGCGGCCAGTTGGCCCCGCTTGCAGAGCTGGTCAATGCCCATGGCGCGGGCCGCTGCGCAGTCACGCTGGACCCCAAGGACCGTCAGCCCGGCCAGAACCCCTATCAGGGCGTGGTGCCGCTCAACGATGGCTCTGGCGGTCGCTTCGAGCGCCTGTCGGATGCGCTGCAGTTCTACATGATGCAGTCCGAGCAGCTCGACACCGTGATGGTGCTGGCCGCCAATGACCAGATCGCTGCCGGCCTGATGCTGCAGCGCATGCCTGTGAAGGGCGAGGCGAATCTGGCTGCCGCCACCGAAAGCGGCGAGGCCGAGCACGATGCCCAGGGCCTGAACGAGGAATACAACCGCGTTGCCACGCTGGCCTCCAGCCTGACGCAGCAAGAGCTGTTGACGCTGGATGTGGAGACCATTTTGCGCCGCCTGTTCTGGGAGGAGAAGCTGCTGCGCTTTGCTCCTCAGGCCGGCGAGCAGGCCCCGCGTTTCGCCTGCACCTGCAGCCGTGACCGGGTGGTCGCCATGCTGACGTCGCTGGGCGAGGAAGAGGTTGAGTCCATTGTGGCCGAGCGCGGCAAGATCGAAGTGGGTTGCGACTTCTGCGGTCAGCAATACCAGTTCGACGCCATCGATGCGGCGCGTCTGTTCACCGAAGTGCAAAAGCAGCCGCCCAGCTCCAGCTCGGTGCAGTAA
- a CDS encoding CTP synthase, translating to MTKFVFVTGGVVSSLGKGIASASLAAILESRGLKVTLIKLDPYINVDPGTMSPFQHGEVFVTDDGAETDLDLGHYERFIETRMRQTNNFTTGRIYQSVLEKERRGDYLGKTVQVIPHVTNEIQEYIKRGAGLGTDHEVDVAICEVGGTVGDIESLPFLEAARQLALKLGPNNSAFVHLTYLPFIETAGELKTKPTQHTVQKLREIGIQPDALLCRAKHQVPEEEKSKISLFTNVPEWGVISMWDVDTIYKVPRMLHEQGLDGLICDKLRLNTPPTNLKRWDDLVYETEHPQGEVKIAMVGKYVELSDAYKSVNEALKHAGMRNHVRVKITHVDSETIHDADASKLLKDYDGILVPGGFGSRGVEGKISTARFARENKVPYLGICLGMQVATIEYARHVAGLAGANSTEFDSATPNPVIALITEWKDADGTIKTRDENSDLGGTMRLGAQSSDVQKGTLAHSIYGDVVTERHRHRYEANTQYLDQLREAGLVISALTQREQLTEIVELPAKVHPWYIGVQFHPEFKSTPWDGHPLFNAFIKAAMDNKAQAGKKA from the coding sequence ATGACCAAGTTCGTCTTCGTCACCGGCGGTGTGGTGTCTTCCCTCGGTAAGGGAATCGCCTCAGCCTCCCTTGCAGCGATCCTCGAGTCGCGCGGTCTCAAAGTCACCCTCATCAAGCTCGATCCCTACATCAACGTGGACCCGGGCACCATGTCGCCCTTCCAGCACGGTGAAGTGTTCGTGACGGATGACGGAGCCGAGACCGATCTGGACTTGGGCCACTATGAGCGTTTCATCGAAACGCGCATGCGTCAGACCAACAACTTCACCACGGGCCGCATCTACCAGTCCGTGCTGGAAAAAGAACGCCGTGGCGACTATCTGGGCAAGACCGTGCAGGTCATCCCCCATGTCACCAACGAAATTCAGGAATACATCAAGCGCGGCGCGGGCCTTGGCACCGACCACGAAGTGGATGTGGCCATCTGCGAAGTCGGCGGCACCGTGGGCGACATCGAGTCCCTGCCCTTCCTGGAAGCCGCGCGCCAGCTGGCGCTCAAGCTCGGCCCCAACAACTCCGCCTTTGTGCACCTGACCTACCTGCCGTTCATCGAGACGGCCGGCGAGCTCAAGACCAAGCCCACCCAGCACACCGTGCAGAAGCTGCGCGAAATCGGCATCCAGCCCGATGCGCTGCTGTGCCGCGCCAAGCACCAGGTGCCCGAAGAGGAAAAGAGCAAGATCTCCCTCTTCACCAATGTGCCCGAGTGGGGTGTGATCTCCATGTGGGACGTGGACACCATCTACAAGGTGCCGCGCATGCTGCACGAGCAGGGTCTGGACGGCCTGATCTGCGACAAGCTGCGCCTGAACACGCCGCCCACCAATCTCAAGCGCTGGGACGATCTGGTCTATGAGACCGAGCATCCCCAGGGGGAAGTCAAGATTGCCATGGTGGGCAAGTACGTGGAGCTGTCCGACGCCTACAAGTCGGTCAACGAAGCGCTCAAGCACGCCGGCATGCGCAACCATGTGCGCGTGAAGATCACGCACGTGGACTCGGAGACCATCCACGACGCGGATGCCTCCAAGCTGCTCAAGGACTACGACGGCATTCTGGTGCCCGGCGGCTTCGGCTCGCGCGGCGTGGAAGGCAAGATCTCGACGGCCCGCTTCGCCCGTGAAAACAAGGTGCCCTACCTGGGCATCTGCCTGGGCATGCAGGTCGCCACCATCGAGTACGCCCGCCATGTGGCAGGCCTGGCAGGCGCCAACTCCACCGAGTTCGATTCGGCCACCCCCAACCCCGTGATCGCCCTGATCACCGAGTGGAAGGACGCGGACGGCACGATCAAGACCCGTGACGAGAACTCCGACCTGGGCGGCACCATGCGTCTGGGCGCACAGTCTTCCGACGTGCAAAAGGGCACGCTGGCGCACAGCATCTACGGCGACGTGGTGACCGAGCGTCACCGCCACCGCTATGAAGCCAACACCCAGTATCTGGACCAGCTGCGCGAAGCCGGCCTGGTGATCTCGGCCCTGACCCAGCGCGAACAGCTGACCGAAATCGTCGAGCTGCCCGCCAAGGTCCACCCCTGGTACATCGGTGTGCAGTTCCACCCCGAGTTCAAGTCCACCCCCTGGGATGGTCACCCGCTGTTCAACGCCTTCATCAAGGCGGCCATGGACAACAAGGCCCAGGCGGGCAAGAAGGCCTGA